From the Acidilutibacter cellobiosedens genome, one window contains:
- a CDS encoding metallophosphoesterase: protein MKTTVKKINIPNYRRLIVTSDIHGHYRYLKRLLEKVDLSEKDILFIIGDIIEKGPESLRTLRYIIKFCKEYSVYPLMGNVDAWQLVMLDDDSTENCERLFNYIVYMKKHWGSCFFTDMCDELNLCISTSLDILEAKQRIRENFRAEIEFLHSLPTIIETKNFIFVHGGLPTADIDSLIGTDAFPYLKNDAFMDKNLYFSKYVIVGHWPVTLYNDKIASSNPIINHKQKIISIDGGCGLKRDGQLNAFIIPDINSTDFIFESYDEFPVYAALTPQEASTNSINIRYTDNKIKILEKGDEFSYAEHSTTGYCLPILNSYIYSFDENATCDDYTDYRLPVNVGDKISIVKKTSKGYLAKKNGISGWYYGELKPFNIASSPLIF, encoded by the coding sequence ATGAAGACAACAGTAAAGAAAATCAATATACCTAATTATAGAAGACTTATTGTTACAAGTGATATCCATGGTCACTATAGATATCTGAAAAGGCTGCTTGAAAAGGTAGACTTGTCAGAGAAAGATATTCTTTTTATTATTGGCGATATTATTGAAAAAGGCCCCGAAAGTCTTAGGACACTTCGCTATATTATAAAGTTTTGCAAAGAATATAGCGTGTATCCTCTAATGGGTAATGTAGATGCATGGCAGCTTGTCATGCTTGACGATGACAGTACTGAAAATTGCGAGAGACTTTTTAACTATATAGTATATATGAAAAAACATTGGGGCAGTTGTTTCTTCACAGACATGTGCGATGAATTAAATCTTTGTATAAGCACCTCTTTAGATATACTGGAAGCAAAACAAAGAATTCGTGAGAACTTTAGGGCTGAAATTGAGTTTCTTCATTCTCTTCCAACAATAATAGAGACAAAAAATTTTATATTTGTTCACGGAGGACTGCCGACCGCTGATATTGATTCTCTCATTGGGACAGATGCTTTTCCTTACCTTAAAAACGATGCTTTTATGGACAAGAATTTATATTTTTCAAAGTATGTTATAGTTGGTCATTGGCCTGTTACCTTATATAACGATAAAATAGCATCTTCGAATCCTATTATAAATCATAAACAAAAAATTATCAGTATTGATGGCGGGTGCGGGTTAAAGCGTGATGGTCAACTTAATGCATTTATTATACCCGATATCAATTCTACTGATTTTATTTTTGAAAGCTATGATGAATTTCCTGTATATGCTGCTCTGACACCACAAGAAGCGTCAACAAATTCAATCAATATTCGTTATACGGACAACAAAATCAAGATTCTCGAAAAAGGCGATGAATTTTCATATGCGGAACACAGTACAACCGGATATTGCCTCCCCATACTTAACAGTTATATTTACAGTTTCGATGAGAATGCAACATGCGATGATTATACTGATTACCGCTTGCCTGTAAATGTCGGGGACAAAATTTCTATTGTTAAAAAAACGTCCAAAGGCTATTTAGCAAAGAAAAATGGTATCAGTGGTTGGTATTACGGGGAGTTAAAACCTTTTAACATTGCATCTTCACCTCTGATATTTTAG
- a CDS encoding ATP-binding cassette domain-containing protein, with protein sequence MEYIIKVEGLTKQYGKFVAVDNISFIVKEGSLFAFLGPNGAGKSTTINMLSTVLEKTKGKIHIGGHEVGKEDNDVRKSIGMVFQHSMLDPLLTVKENRTCKDNTYKYA encoded by the coding sequence TTGGAGTATATCATTAAAGTTGAAGGATTAACAAAACAATATGGAAAATTTGTGGCAGTAGACAATATAAGTTTTATAGTAAAAGAGGGAAGTTTGTTTGCCTTTTTAGGTCCAAACGGGGCTGGAAAATCTACTACTATCAATATGCTTTCTACAGTATTGGAAAAAACAAAGGGGAAAATACATATTGGAGGACATGAAGTTGGAAAGGAAGACAATGATGTAAGAAAATCCATAGGGATGGTTTTTCAGCATTCTATGTTGGATCCGTTATTAACAGTCAAAGAAAACAGGACTTGCAAAGACAACACTTACAAGTATGCTTGA
- a CDS encoding MarR family winged helix-turn-helix transcriptional regulator has protein sequence MLDRLEKAKLVCRNYDIKDRRKIKITLTEKAKMLNDEYNRVSMQMNEIFYKNFTDNEIIQFEMLLNKVLKNLIESE, from the coding sequence ATGCTTGACCGGTTGGAAAAGGCAAAACTTGTTTGTCGGAATTATGATATAAAAGATCGAAGAAAGATAAAAATAACTCTAACTGAAAAGGCGAAAATGCTCAATGATGAATACAATCGTGTATCCATGCAGATGAATGAAATTTTTTATAAGAACTTTACTGATAACGAGATAATTCAGTTTGAAATGCTGTTAAACAAAGTTCTTAAAAATCTTATAGAAAGCGAGTGA
- a CDS encoding pyridoxamine 5'-phosphate oxidase family protein, translated as MRKMKKELKKEIMNLVESTKNVFVSSVDENGFPNTKAMMSLQHDDLFTHYFSTNFSAKRTQQFLKNPKSCIYFCNEAEFRGLMLIGTMEVCTDMEHKAMLWHEGFEIYYPDGINTEDYCVLKFTSEKGNYYHGLKNITFFVEDVKDEDD; from the coding sequence ATGAGAAAGATGAAAAAAGAATTAAAAAAGGAAATCATGAATTTAGTTGAAAGTACAAAAAATGTATTTGTTTCCTCTGTTGATGAAAATGGATTTCCAAACACAAAAGCCATGATGTCTTTACAACATGATGATTTATTTACCCATTATTTTTCCACCAATTTTTCTGCAAAGAGGACACAGCAATTTTTAAAAAATCCAAAGTCGTGTATTTATTTTTGTAATGAAGCAGAGTTTAGAGGGTTAATGCTTATTGGTACAATGGAAGTTTGCACAGATATGGAACATAAAGCTATGCTTTGGCATGAGGGTTTTGAAATTTACTATCCTGATGGTATCAACACTGAAGATTATTGCGTTTTGAAATTTACCTCTGAAAAGGGCAATTATTATCATGGACTTAAAAATATTACGTTTTTTGTGGAGGATGTTAAAGATGAAGATGATTAA
- a CDS encoding flavin reductase family protein, with protein sequence MKMIKNNTPCFFTQQVFLIGTYDEDGNERFAPISWISYTRGEPSCLVISINGTKKTKENIGRTGFLSATVVTPDLLPLCEQFNRATYKKEMKDKLQYSVEKGKILDVPLLVGGKFSYECQVIKTVEIGTTHTYFAEIKNINVSEDIQKLDFFDLREVNPVVYSPMNYFTIGKHLGKIGDYSNL encoded by the coding sequence ATGAAGATGATTAAAAATAATACACCTTGTTTTTTTACCCAGCAAGTTTTTCTGATCGGCACATATGATGAGGATGGAAATGAAAGATTTGCGCCTATTTCATGGATAAGCTATACACGGGGAGAGCCCAGTTGTCTTGTAATCAGTATAAATGGAACAAAGAAAACAAAAGAGAATATTGGAAGAACAGGTTTTTTGTCTGCTACTGTTGTGACTCCTGATTTATTGCCTCTTTGTGAACAGTTTAACCGAGCTACATATAAAAAGGAAATGAAAGATAAACTGCAATACTCAGTTGAAAAAGGCAAGATTCTTGATGTTCCTTTACTTGTAGGTGGAAAATTCAGCTATGAATGTCAGGTAATAAAGACTGTTGAAATCGGCACTACACACACTTATTTTGCAGAAATCAAGAATATCAATGTTTCTGAGGATATCCAAAAACTTGACTTTTTTGACCTTAGAGAGGTTAATCCGGTAGTATATTCGCCCATGAACTATTTTACCATAGGTAAACATTTAGGAAAGATCGGGGATTATTCAAATTTATAA
- a CDS encoding zinc dependent phospholipase C family protein, giving the protein MASWMVHFRIADIIMDYIPNVDMEQFIVGNIAPDCGEPNEDWSDFTPSPKITHWNDTGKKQDIDYEKFFDTYIRDNEEKGKLSFYIGYYIHLITDVLWMKMILSSTKEKFKEAFLNDKNFIWTVKEDWYNLDHLFLKNNPDFRTFRIFDKIKAFPNVYLDYYSDTAIEKQIKYISDFYNNFTGNLDGEYRYLNESQMNDYVKEGSEYILEHLKEKRIIE; this is encoded by the coding sequence ATGGCATCATGGATGGTGCATTTCAGGATAGCCGATATAATCATGGATTATATTCCGAATGTTGATATGGAGCAGTTTATTGTAGGAAATATTGCTCCCGACTGCGGAGAACCAAATGAGGATTGGAGTGACTTCACTCCTTCACCTAAAATAACTCATTGGAATGATACGGGGAAAAAGCAGGATATAGATTATGAGAAATTTTTTGATACATATATAAGAGATAATGAAGAAAAGGGAAAATTATCTTTTTATATTGGTTATTATATTCATTTGATTACGGATGTATTATGGATGAAAATGATACTTAGCTCAACAAAAGAAAAATTCAAAGAAGCTTTTTTAAATGATAAAAATTTTATTTGGACGGTAAAGGAAGACTGGTACAATTTAGATCATTTGTTCTTAAAAAATAACCCTGATTTTCGTACCTTCCGTATTTTCGATAAAATAAAAGCGTTTCCTAATGTCTATTTAGATTACTATTCTGATACAGCTATTGAAAAACAGATAAAATATATTTCCGATTTTTATAACAATTTTACCGGCAACTTAGATGGAGAATATCGCTATTTAAACGAATCTCAAATGAATGATTACGTCAAAGAAGGATCCGAATATATATTAGAACATTTAAAAGAAAAACGTATTATAGAATGA
- a CDS encoding nucleotidyltransferase family protein → MISDTLTIEKIKEMTIPILKNYPVNKAILFGSYAKGEVAKNSDIDLYIDTNGKLKGLDFVGLLEILVDTLGKDIDLIDKSHIEPNSLIIQEIEKKGMVIYEKSEDYPKNN, encoded by the coding sequence ATGATTTCCGATACTCTTACAATCGAAAAAATAAAAGAAATGACAATCCCGATATTAAAAAATTATCCGGTAAATAAGGCAATACTGTTTGGGTCCTATGCTAAAGGTGAGGTTGCTAAGAATAGCGATATAGACTTATACATTGATACAAATGGGAAATTAAAGGGCCTGGATTTTGTTGGTTTGCTTGAAATTCTTGTTGATACTTTGGGAAAAGATATAGATTTAATTGATAAATCACATATAGAACCTAATTCTTTAATAATTCAAGAGATTGAAAAGAAAGGAATGGTAATATATGAGAAATCAGAAGATTATCCAAAAAATAATTAA
- a CDS encoding HepT-like ribonuclease domain-containing protein has translation MRNQKIIQKIINHIESILKYTNNVTYDEFRNNNMMVEACVFNLSQIGELANKLDKKYMIEYPDIPWFKMKGLRNRIVHDYEGVNLNLIWEIVCIDIKILREQLLKLID, from the coding sequence ATGAGAAATCAGAAGATTATCCAAAAAATAATTAACCATATTGAATCTATATTAAAATATACAAACAATGTCACATATGATGAATTTAGAAATAATAACATGATGGTGGAAGCATGTGTGTTTAATTTAAGTCAAATTGGTGAATTAGCTAATAAATTAGATAAGAAATATATGATTGAGTATCCTGACATTCCATGGTTTAAAATGAAAGGTTTAAGAAATCGTATAGTTCATGATTATGAAGGTGTAAATTTAAATTTAATATGGGAAATTGTTTGTATTGATATAAAAATATTAAGAGAACAGTTACTGAAGTTAATCGATTAG
- a CDS encoding HlyD family efflux transporter periplasmic adaptor subunit: protein MSKEERDRKRKNKKRLRLILIFFILAYLIFRTVPTFYATTFKTTLAEEGELEDVVKAEGVVIKKEDVYKSEGNGKISTYYKEGDRAGAGKKIASISLTDDKSALEEELKEINVKIENLKKADKEGKSLKTDKKEVKENLSETIELLQDKISKEDFEDVSLVKENIYLNMGKNTDVSGENTLLKQSLDNLNKRKAELIKEISDNTINYFSKESGIVSFDSDGLEDIYSAENLDNYTLDKFERVNLKEKKIKNNDKVETGDFIFKIIYNFEWYIGCIVDDSKKIESLETGNTVEITANDGKDRIKGKVEKIEKKDGKALLILKFNSFFQDFYNKRYIDINIVKAKYEGIKVPLKSICDVDGLKGIYIKDISGIIRFRPVIILGHNDEYAIIQEGDGNNYIKLKDGDETRKTVGLFDEIIINGDSVKEGQIVD from the coding sequence ATGTCAAAGGAGGAACGTGATAGAAAAAGAAAAAATAAAAAACGATTAAGGCTCATATTGATTTTTTTTATATTAGCATATTTGATTTTTAGAACCGTTCCTACTTTTTATGCCACCACATTTAAAACTACCCTTGCAGAAGAGGGTGAATTGGAGGATGTAGTAAAAGCTGAAGGTGTAGTGATAAAAAAAGAAGATGTTTATAAATCAGAAGGAAATGGGAAAATTTCTACATATTATAAAGAAGGAGATAGAGCAGGAGCGGGGAAAAAAATTGCAAGTATTTCTCTAACAGATGATAAATCAGCTTTAGAAGAAGAACTGAAAGAAATAAATGTTAAAATTGAAAATTTGAAAAAAGCTGATAAGGAAGGCAAATCATTAAAAACAGACAAAAAAGAAGTAAAAGAAAACTTAAGCGAGACCATTGAGCTTTTACAGGATAAAATAAGTAAAGAGGATTTTGAGGATGTTTCTTTAGTAAAGGAAAATATTTATCTTAATATGGGAAAGAATACAGATGTTTCCGGAGAAAATACTCTTCTTAAACAGAGTTTGGATAATCTTAATAAAAGAAAAGCTGAATTAATTAAAGAAATATCCGATAATACTATAAATTACTTTTCTAAAGAAAGCGGAATCGTAAGTTTTGACAGCGATGGATTGGAGGATATCTATTCAGCCGAAAATTTGGACAATTATACTTTGGACAAGTTTGAAAGAGTTAACTTAAAGGAAAAGAAAATAAAAAATAATGATAAGGTTGAAACAGGAGATTTTATTTTTAAAATAATTTATAATTTTGAATGGTATATCGGTTGTATAGTAGATGACAGTAAAAAGATAGAATCACTTGAGACAGGAAATACAGTGGAAATAACTGCTAATGACGGTAAAGATAGAATCAAAGGGAAAGTGGAGAAAATAGAAAAAAAAGATGGTAAGGCATTGCTGATATTAAAATTTAATTCTTTTTTCCAAGATTTTTATAATAAGCGTTATATAGATATAAATATAGTAAAAGCTAAGTATGAAGGAATAAAAGTACCGTTGAAATCCATATGTGATGTAGATGGATTAAAGGGTATTTATATAAAAGATATTAGTGGAATAATTAGATTTAGACCTGTAATAATATTAGGTCATAATGATGAATATGCAATAATACAGGAAGGTGATGGGAATAATTATATTAAACTAAAAGATGGAGATGAAACAAGAAAGACCGTAGGTCTGTTTGATGAAATAATTATAAATGGTGACAGTGTTAAGGAGGGACAGATAGTTGATTGA
- a CDS encoding YggS family pyridoxal phosphate-dependent enzyme yields the protein MIDNYEEIKAELKDNLDRVEENINNTLLKMGRKREDVTLLAVTKTVDSEKINAMLELGVKNIGENKAQELTEKFPEISGDAIWHFIGHLQTNKVKYIIDKVKLIHSLDRLSLAKEINKKAEAENIVKEVLLEVNIAEEESKFGLKKEETIPFIEQILDFKNIKIKGLMTIAPFAENPEEVRYVFRDLKKLGEEIERKNYPNLEMKYYSMGMTNDYTIALEEGSNIVRIGTGLFGKRIYK from the coding sequence TTGATTGACAACTATGAGGAAATTAAAGCTGAATTAAAGGATAATTTAGACAGAGTAGAGGAAAATATTAATAACACTCTTTTAAAAATGGGGAGAAAAAGAGAAGATGTAACTTTATTGGCGGTTACAAAAACAGTTGATTCGGAGAAAATCAATGCTATGCTGGAGTTGGGAGTAAAAAATATCGGAGAGAATAAAGCTCAAGAGCTAACTGAGAAATTTCCGGAAATAAGTGGAGATGCGATATGGCATTTTATAGGGCATCTTCAGACAAATAAAGTTAAATATATTATTGATAAGGTAAAATTGATTCATTCTTTAGATAGATTGTCTCTTGCAAAGGAAATAAATAAAAAGGCGGAAGCTGAAAATATTGTTAAGGAAGTGCTTTTGGAGGTAAATATAGCTGAAGAAGAATCAAAATTTGGGTTAAAGAAAGAGGAAACAATACCTTTTATTGAACAAATTTTGGATTTCAAAAATATTAAAATCAAAGGATTAATGACCATTGCACCTTTTGCAGAAAATCCTGAAGAAGTAAGATATGTTTTTAGAGATTTAAAAAAATTGGGGGAGGAAATCGAGAGAAAAAATTATCCCAATTTAGAAATGAAGTACTACTCCATGGGAATGACAAATGATTACACTATAGCGTTAGAAGAAGGCTCAAATATTGTTAGAATAGGTACAGGTTTGTTTGGAAAAAGAATATATAAATAG
- a CDS encoding cell division protein SepF, with the protein MSDFLNKVKYFIGIDDLDDEEEEEFDENEDSELPLTTKATKMNNKVVNIHTNANMKIIVHEPMAYEDAPRIVDDLKMRKTVIINLEKLDGEVKRQIFDFISGGLYSLEGNIQKVTKDIFVLAPSNVEIDGSLTDEIKSKGIFSW; encoded by the coding sequence ATGTCGGATTTTTTAAATAAGGTTAAGTATTTTATTGGAATTGATGATTTAGATGATGAAGAAGAGGAAGAATTTGACGAAAATGAAGATTCTGAATTACCTTTAACTACAAAAGCTACAAAGATGAATAATAAAGTTGTAAATATTCATACTAATGCCAATATGAAAATAATAGTTCACGAGCCTATGGCATATGAAGATGCTCCAAGAATCGTGGATGATTTAAAAATGAGGAAAACCGTAATTATTAATTTAGAGAAATTGGATGGAGAGGTTAAAAGACAGATTTTTGATTTTATTAGCGGAGGTTTATACTCATTGGAAGGGAATATTCAAAAAGTTACCAAGGATATTTTTGTTTTAGCGCCAAGCAATGTGGAAATAGATGGAAGTCTTACTGACGAAATCAAAAGTAAGGGGATATTCTCTTGGTAA
- a CDS encoding YggT family protein, with translation MMVLYRSINILFYIIEILIIVRAFMSFIPSLRGSFLSNFIYEMTEPILGPCRGLLERVGLNTMMIDFSPILAIIFLRLISYFLIAIIF, from the coding sequence ATGATGGTTTTATATCGTTCTATAAACATATTGTTTTATATTATAGAAATATTGATAATAGTAAGGGCATTTATGTCCTTTATTCCTTCATTAAGAGGTAGTTTTCTGAGCAACTTTATTTATGAGATGACAGAACCTATATTGGGGCCTTGCAGAGGATTGTTGGAAAGAGTCGGACTTAATACTATGATGATTGATTTTTCACCTATACTGGCTATTATTTTTCTAAGGCTCATTTCTTATTTTTTAATTGCAATTATATTTTAA
- a CDS encoding YlmH family RNA-binding protein — protein MIEDKNKYIANIKDKNQILNARKLLDKIEKVIKSYTVCSTDFLDPYEIRISKSILNRFPEISYKEEGLIKNSERKIILIYPDYMSFEDVKADLCPLSIRGRFENLNHKDFLGAIMSLRIRREKIGDILIHKDETQIIVKNDIKDYLLYNLKTVGKEKVYIEEIRQEDLKLPEEVYEDKKVSLSSLRLDVVMSNSYDLSRNESLEIIKLNKVKVNWQPISKSFFEVKEGDLISVRGYGRSKVISLDGISRKNKFRATVRIYK, from the coding sequence ATGATTGAGGACAAAAATAAGTATATTGCTAATATAAAAGATAAGAATCAAATTCTTAATGCCAGAAAATTATTGGATAAAATTGAGAAGGTTATTAAAAGCTATACTGTTTGTTCGACGGATTTTTTAGATCCTTATGAAATTAGAATTTCAAAGAGCATTTTAAATAGATTTCCTGAAATATCTTATAAGGAAGAAGGTTTGATTAAAAATTCGGAAAGAAAGATTATCCTTATATATCCTGATTACATGTCGTTTGAAGATGTAAAAGCGGATCTGTGTCCTTTATCCATTAGAGGAAGATTTGAAAATTTAAATCATAAAGATTTTTTAGGTGCAATTATGAGTTTACGAATAAGACGAGAAAAAATTGGGGATATTTTAATACATAAGGATGAAACTCAAATAATAGTAAAAAATGATATTAAAGATTATTTGCTCTATAATTTAAAAACTGTGGGCAAAGAAAAAGTTTACATAGAGGAAATAAGGCAAGAAGATTTAAAATTACCTGAAGAAGTTTATGAAGATAAGAAGGTATCTCTATCTTCTTTAAGGTTAGACGTTGTAATGAGTAATTCTTATGATTTATCCAGAAATGAGAGTTTAGAGATTATTAAGCTCAACAAAGTAAAAGTTAATTGGCAGCCTATTTCAAAATCTTTTTTTGAGGTTAAAGAGGGGGACTTAATTTCTGTAAGAGGATATGGTAGATCTAAAGTTATATCTTTAGATGGAATAAGTAGAAAAAATAAATTTAGAGCTACTGTAAGAATATATAAGTAA
- a CDS encoding DivIVA domain-containing protein, with amino-acid sequence MLTPLDIQNKEFKRAFRGYKETEVDIFLDEIILDYEKVYKENIELKDKITMLTDQLKQYDNLEDTLKNTLIVAQSTAEEVTTTARKKAELIISEAESQSKGIIQNANEEVRNIRKEYEELKKEVFVFTTRFKSLIESQLTTMDEYYRRIDKNNGNTNVTDKEIAVSSELEEDKGMEE; translated from the coding sequence ATGCTTACGCCACTGGATATTCAAAATAAGGAATTTAAAAGGGCTTTTAGAGGATATAAGGAGACTGAAGTTGATATTTTTCTTGATGAAATCATATTGGATTATGAAAAGGTTTATAAAGAGAATATTGAGCTGAAGGATAAAATTACGATGTTGACAGACCAGCTAAAACAATATGATAATTTGGAGGATACTTTGAAGAATACTCTTATAGTCGCTCAAAGTACTGCCGAAGAAGTAACAACTACAGCAAGGAAAAAAGCCGAATTGATAATATCGGAAGCCGAGAGTCAATCTAAGGGTATTATTCAGAATGCCAATGAGGAAGTGCGCAATATCAGAAAGGAATATGAAGAACTAAAAAAAGAGGTATTTGTTTTTACTACTCGCTTTAAATCTTTAATTGAATCCCAATTGACAACAATGGATGAATATTATAGGCGAATTGATAAAAATAACGGCAATACAAATGTAACAGACAAGGAAATAGCAGTATCTTCCGAATTAGAAGAAGATAAAGGAATGGAGGAATAA
- a CDS encoding DUF5665 domain-containing protein codes for MRRKKEIEKKIDDIALNLEKSKIGEYVDLINNRKKLLYLNFIQGLARGFGMAVGFTILGALVVYFLQRLIKLNIPLIGSFIAEIVNIVQYYLH; via the coding sequence TTGAGAAGGAAAAAAGAAATTGAAAAAAAAATTGATGATATTGCATTAAATTTAGAGAAAAGTAAAATAGGAGAGTATGTTGATCTAATCAATAACCGAAAAAAACTTCTGTATTTAAATTTTATTCAGGGGTTGGCCAGGGGGTTTGGTATGGCAGTCGGTTTTACTATCCTTGGAGCATTAGTAGTTTACTTTTTACAAAGATTAATAAAATTAAATATTCCTTTGATTGGAAGTTTTATAGCCGAAATAGTAAATATAGTTCAATATTATCTTCATTAG
- a CDS encoding TraR/DksA C4-type zinc finger protein, which translates to MNKEKIEHYKKLLGSEKKKVEKIIERMEYSDDSSSMERYYSELSFYDNHPGDLGTEMFMMEQDKGMKDKLNDTLKEIEVSESKLYNDKFGLCDNCGRKIEDERLEIIPYANLCAECSKKKALSDEEKIFETKPESMKSFFPANGDKVEFDSEDSYQAVDRYNRVKNDPSFSTGDYRGMLDEDDTGTVEEVEKISEEYYKKGLD; encoded by the coding sequence ATGAATAAAGAAAAGATAGAACATTATAAAAAATTGTTGGGCTCCGAAAAGAAAAAAGTTGAAAAGATAATAGAAAGAATGGAATATTCCGATGATTCAAGTTCCATGGAAAGATATTATAGTGAATTATCTTTTTATGACAACCATCCCGGAGATTTGGGAACCGAAATGTTTATGATGGAACAGGATAAAGGAATGAAAGATAAGTTAAATGATACTTTAAAGGAAATAGAAGTATCTGAGAGTAAATTATATAATGATAAATTTGGATTATGTGATAATTGCGGGAGAAAAATAGAAGATGAAAGGCTTGAAATAATTCCTTATGCGAATTTGTGTGCTGAATGTTCAAAGAAAAAGGCGTTATCCGATGAAGAAAAGATATTTGAAACAAAACCTGAAAGTATGAAATCATTTTTTCCTGCTAATGGTGATAAAGTAGAATTTGACAGTGAAGACAGTTATCAGGCTGTCGACAGATATAACAGAGTAAAAAATGATCCGTCCTTTTCCACCGGCGATTACAGAGGAATGTTGGATGAAGATGATACTGGAACGGTAGAAGAAGTAGAAAAGATTTCTGAAGAATATTACAAAAAAGGCCTCGATTAA
- the lspA gene encoding signal peptidase II, with protein MLLYGIFILILILDQLSKYIVVKYLKPESPVVIIKNFLQFHYVENYGAAFGILQNQKIFFLIMTFIVILIIIIFLKRNFYYLSNSMKLALVMLMAGAIGNLIDRIRLGYVIDFISFRFLNRYNFPVFNVADSFVVISTVMIIYMVIFNKYEVSRGL; from the coding sequence ATTTTGCTGTATGGAATATTTATACTGATACTGATACTTGATCAATTATCAAAATATATCGTGGTAAAATACTTAAAACCTGAAAGTCCCGTTGTAATAATAAAAAATTTTCTTCAATTTCATTATGTGGAAAATTATGGAGCAGCTTTCGGGATACTTCAAAATCAAAAAATATTTTTTCTGATTATGACTTTTATAGTGATCTTAATAATAATTATATTTTTGAAAAGGAATTTTTATTATCTGAGTAATTCCATGAAATTAGCCTTAGTTATGCTTATGGCTGGGGCAATAGGCAATTTAATAGACAGAATCAGATTGGGATATGTAATTGACTTTATAAGTTTTCGCTTTTTAAACAGGTATAATTTCCCTGTATTTAATGTTGCTGATAGTTTCGTTGTTATATCGACTGTTATGATTATTTATATGGTTATTTTCAATAAATATGAAGTCAGTAGGGGGCTATAA